From the genome of Etheostoma spectabile isolate EspeVRDwgs_2016 chromosome 10, UIUC_Espe_1.0, whole genome shotgun sequence, one region includes:
- the LOC116696870 gene encoding long-chain-fatty-acid--CoA ligase 1 isoform X2, whose product MLNQEILKRLKLPDLNDVSQYIRSVSTPVLVSVGAVAAATTYYLATRPKAVPPVCDLRMQSVEVPGGDFARQSVLLNGNGHITHFYDDARTLYEFFLRGVRVSNNGPCLGSRKPKQPYEWMSYREVMERTENLGSAFLHKGHSKTTDPHIGIFSQNRPEWTISELACYTYSLVSVPLYDTLGTEAIGYIIDIASISTLVCDVVDKVNLVLDCVKDRKHSVKTIVLMETPSAELVDRCQLAGIHIISLQEMESIGKANHHQPIPPQPKDMALICFTSGTTGNPKGAMLTHENVVSNCSAFIKLTESYAQTTSDDVMLSFLPLAHMFERVVEGLMIVNGARIGFFQGDIRLLSDDLNMLKPTVFPVVPRLLNRMYDKIFGQANTTLKRWLLGFAYRRKEAEMRRGIVRTDSIWDRLIFRKVQASLGGRVRLMLTGAAPISPAVLTFLRAAVGCQFYEGYGQTECTAGCTMTVPGEWNAGHVGAPLPCNTVKLVDVPEMNYLAANGEGEVCVKGTNVFQGYLKDPEKTAEAIDADGWLHTGDIGKWLPNGTLKIVDRKKHIFKLAQGEYIAPEKIENVYMRSDAVAQVFVHGDSLQACLVAVVVPDPDFLCSWIKRTLGLEASYKELCGRAEVKAAILKDMVQLGKTGGLKSFEQVKAICIHTELFSIENGLLTPTMKAKRNEMRQYFRSQIDELYAGIKM is encoded by the exons ATGCTGAACCAGGAGATCTTGAAGAGGCTGAAATTGCCAGATCTGAACGATGTCAGCCAGTACATCAGAAGTGTCTCCACCCCGGTGTTGGTCAGCGTGGGGGCCGTGGCTGCTGCGACAACCTACTACCTGGCAACACGACCCAAGGCCGTCCCACCAGTCTGCGACCTCCGTATGCAGTCAGTGGAGGTTCCG GGTGGAGACTTTGCACGCCAATCAGTTTTGCTGAACGGAAACGGTCACATAACACATTTCTATGATGATGCCAGAACATTGTATGAGTTCTTCCTCAGAGGAGTCCGGGTTTCCA ATAATGGTCCCTGTCTGGGCTCCAGGAAACCAAAACAGCCGTATGAATGGATGTCTTATAGAGAG gtAATGGAGCGAACCGAGAATCTGGGCTCAGCATTTCTCCACAAAGGACACTCTAAGACCACAGACCCCCACATTGGCATCTTCTCTCAGAACAGACCTGAG tggacCATCAGTGAGCTGGCATGTTACACCTATTCTCTGGTGTCAGTCCCTCTGTACGACACACTGGGAACAGAAGCCATCGGCTACATTATCGACATAG CTTCCATCTCGACTTTGGTGTGTGACGTGGTAGATAAAGTCAACCTGGTACTGGACTGTGTTAAGGACAGGAAACACTCTGTGAAGACCATCGTTCTGATGGAGACCCCCAGTGCCGAGCTGGTCGACAGGTGTCAACTGGCTGGAATCCACATAATCAGCCTGCAGGAGATGGAG TCCATCGGGAAGGCCAACCATCACCAACCCATA CCTCCGCAACCTAAGGACATGGCTCTCATCTGCTTTACCAGTGGAACaacag GAAACCCAAAGGGAGCTATGCTGACACATGAGAATGTTGTGTCCAACTGCTCAGCCTTCATCAAATTGACAGAG TCGTACGCTCAGACCACCTCAGACGAtgtcatgctgtcttttctgccTCTGGCCCACATGTTTGAGAGGGTGGTGGAG GGACTGATGATAGTGAATGGAGCCCGGATTGGCTTTTTCCAGGGAGATATTCGTCTGCTGTCAGATGACCTGAACATGCTGAAACCTACTGTGTTTCCTGTGGTACCCCGACTCCTTAACAGAATGTATGATAAG atctTTGGGCAGGCCAACACCACTCTGAAGCGCTGGCTGCTGGGATTCGCCTACAGAAGGAAGGAGGCCGAGATGAGGAGAGGCATCGTGAGGACAGACAGTATCTGGGATCGACTAATCTTCCGGAAGGTTCAG GCCAGCCTCGGCGGCCGCGTGCGCCTCATGCTGACTGGAGCTGCCCCCATCTCTCCTGCTGTGCTCACCTTCCTCAGAGCGGCAGTAGGCTGTCAG TTCTATGAAGGTTATGGACAGACAGAGTGCACTGCTGGATGCACCATGACCGTGCCTGGTGAATGGAATGCAG GACACGTCGGCGCTCCTCTGCCCTGCAACACCGTTAAACTGGTGGATGTGCCTGAGATGAACTACCTGGCTGCAAATGGCGAGGGAGAG gtgTGTGTGAAGGGTACTAACGTGTTCCAGGGCTATCTGAAGGACCCTGAGAAGACCGCCGAGGCTATTGATGCAGATGGTTGGCTTCACACTGGAGACATAGGAAAATGGCTTCCT AATGGCACGCTGAAGATCGTGGACAGGAAGAAGCACATCTTTAAGCTGGCACAGGGGGAGTACATCGCTCCGGAAAAGATAGAGAACGTCTACATGAGGAGTGATGCAGTGGCACAGGTCTTTGTGCATGGAGACAGTCTGCAG GCATGTCTGGTAGCAGTGGTGGTTCCAGACCCTGACTTCCTGTGTAGCTGGATCAAGAGGACCCTGGGACTGGAGGCCAGCTACAAGGAACTGTGTGGCAGAGCG GAAGTCAAGGCAGCCATCTTGAAGGACATGGTGCAACTGGGCAAGACTGGAGGCCTCAAGTCCTTTGAGCAG GTGAAGGCCATCTGCATCCACACCGAGCTGTTCTCAATCGAGAACGGCCTGCTCACTCCAACAATGAAGGCCAAGAGGAACGAAATGCGACAGTACTTCAGATCCCAGATAGATGAACTGTACGCTGGAATCAAGATGTAG
- the LOC116696870 gene encoding long-chain-fatty-acid--CoA ligase 1 isoform X1, with protein sequence MLNQEILKRLKLPDLNDVSQYIRSVSTPVLVSVGAVAAATTYYLATRPKAVPPVCDLRMQSVEVPGGDFARQSVLLNGNGHITHFYDDARTLYEFFLRGVRVSNNGPCLGSRKPKQPYEWMSYREVMERTENLGSAFLHKGHSKTTDPHIGIFSQNRPEWTISELACYTYSLVSVPLYDTLGTEAIGYIIDIASISTLVCDVVDKVNLVLDCVKDRKHSVKTIVLMETPSAELVDRCQLAGIHIISLQEMESIGKANHHQPIPPQPKDMALICFTSGTTGNPKGAMLTHENVVSNCSAFIKLTEVCCPLFCSDVHMSFLPLAHMFERVVQGLMIVNGARIGFFQGDIRLLSDDLNMLKPTVFPVVPRLLNRMYDKIFGQANTTLKRWLLGFAYRRKEAEMRRGIVRTDSIWDRLIFRKVQASLGGRVRLMLTGAAPISPAVLTFLRAAVGCQFYEGYGQTECTAGCTMTVPGEWNAGHVGAPLPCNTVKLVDVPEMNYLAANGEGEVCVKGTNVFQGYLKDPEKTAEAIDADGWLHTGDIGKWLPNGTLKIVDRKKHIFKLAQGEYIAPEKIENVYMRSDAVAQVFVHGDSLQACLVAVVVPDPDFLCSWIKRTLGLEASYKELCGRAEVKAAILKDMVQLGKTGGLKSFEQVKAICIHTELFSIENGLLTPTMKAKRNEMRQYFRSQIDELYAGIKM encoded by the exons ATGCTGAACCAGGAGATCTTGAAGAGGCTGAAATTGCCAGATCTGAACGATGTCAGCCAGTACATCAGAAGTGTCTCCACCCCGGTGTTGGTCAGCGTGGGGGCCGTGGCTGCTGCGACAACCTACTACCTGGCAACACGACCCAAGGCCGTCCCACCAGTCTGCGACCTCCGTATGCAGTCAGTGGAGGTTCCG GGTGGAGACTTTGCACGCCAATCAGTTTTGCTGAACGGAAACGGTCACATAACACATTTCTATGATGATGCCAGAACATTGTATGAGTTCTTCCTCAGAGGAGTCCGGGTTTCCA ATAATGGTCCCTGTCTGGGCTCCAGGAAACCAAAACAGCCGTATGAATGGATGTCTTATAGAGAG gtAATGGAGCGAACCGAGAATCTGGGCTCAGCATTTCTCCACAAAGGACACTCTAAGACCACAGACCCCCACATTGGCATCTTCTCTCAGAACAGACCTGAG tggacCATCAGTGAGCTGGCATGTTACACCTATTCTCTGGTGTCAGTCCCTCTGTACGACACACTGGGAACAGAAGCCATCGGCTACATTATCGACATAG CTTCCATCTCGACTTTGGTGTGTGACGTGGTAGATAAAGTCAACCTGGTACTGGACTGTGTTAAGGACAGGAAACACTCTGTGAAGACCATCGTTCTGATGGAGACCCCCAGTGCCGAGCTGGTCGACAGGTGTCAACTGGCTGGAATCCACATAATCAGCCTGCAGGAGATGGAG TCCATCGGGAAGGCCAACCATCACCAACCCATA CCTCCGCAACCTAAGGACATGGCTCTCATCTGCTTTACCAGTGGAACaacag GAAACCCAAAGGGAGCTATGCTGACACATGAGAATGTTGTGTCCAACTGCTCAGCCTTCATCAAATTGACAGAG GTTTGCTGTCCGTTGTTTTGCAGTGATGTCCATATGTCCTTCCTGCCCTTGGCTCATATGTTTGAAAGAGTAGTACAG GGACTGATGATAGTGAATGGAGCCCGGATTGGCTTTTTCCAGGGAGATATTCGTCTGCTGTCAGATGACCTGAACATGCTGAAACCTACTGTGTTTCCTGTGGTACCCCGACTCCTTAACAGAATGTATGATAAG atctTTGGGCAGGCCAACACCACTCTGAAGCGCTGGCTGCTGGGATTCGCCTACAGAAGGAAGGAGGCCGAGATGAGGAGAGGCATCGTGAGGACAGACAGTATCTGGGATCGACTAATCTTCCGGAAGGTTCAG GCCAGCCTCGGCGGCCGCGTGCGCCTCATGCTGACTGGAGCTGCCCCCATCTCTCCTGCTGTGCTCACCTTCCTCAGAGCGGCAGTAGGCTGTCAG TTCTATGAAGGTTATGGACAGACAGAGTGCACTGCTGGATGCACCATGACCGTGCCTGGTGAATGGAATGCAG GACACGTCGGCGCTCCTCTGCCCTGCAACACCGTTAAACTGGTGGATGTGCCTGAGATGAACTACCTGGCTGCAAATGGCGAGGGAGAG gtgTGTGTGAAGGGTACTAACGTGTTCCAGGGCTATCTGAAGGACCCTGAGAAGACCGCCGAGGCTATTGATGCAGATGGTTGGCTTCACACTGGAGACATAGGAAAATGGCTTCCT AATGGCACGCTGAAGATCGTGGACAGGAAGAAGCACATCTTTAAGCTGGCACAGGGGGAGTACATCGCTCCGGAAAAGATAGAGAACGTCTACATGAGGAGTGATGCAGTGGCACAGGTCTTTGTGCATGGAGACAGTCTGCAG GCATGTCTGGTAGCAGTGGTGGTTCCAGACCCTGACTTCCTGTGTAGCTGGATCAAGAGGACCCTGGGACTGGAGGCCAGCTACAAGGAACTGTGTGGCAGAGCG GAAGTCAAGGCAGCCATCTTGAAGGACATGGTGCAACTGGGCAAGACTGGAGGCCTCAAGTCCTTTGAGCAG GTGAAGGCCATCTGCATCCACACCGAGCTGTTCTCAATCGAGAACGGCCTGCTCACTCCAACAATGAAGGCCAAGAGGAACGAAATGCGACAGTACTTCAGATCCCAGATAGATGAACTGTACGCTGGAATCAAGATGTAG
- the cenpu gene encoding centromere protein U, whose protein sequence is MSAKKAKGAKVLPATQHESQKGSSNDQMDSPNLSAIERGSFLEGLQLNYGNPLHSTAMEEDLNVLEEEGLNGGKPLRKVNPKRSKTTVKQSGAAVKRKETDGENEDEKTKKRSRSTGGTSAARPVNNQQVKKGKKRESETGSGESNDPESQEQSDPDTAQRSQKKVLSSEEEEENEDRSWCPSPKKAKVYQLSRTRKSSPKSKSRKSSSGCASAEPETAHTEKQKKKRRGPQGGTELERVLDAFLDFCDQYRESVESKAVKQSIDCFCSNVKEQLLEKISSSKELKVLKRENAKVGSLIRTKTQRLLEAKNELMRAERQVWQLQKEKGELKARLADLRRGQAFLHDIRELNRQYLDYRHKHPKEKEMYGASSLPALLLETKYIHAVDHQLRGIDNQVKKTTKKNETGK, encoded by the exons ATGAG TGCCAAAAAGGCCAAAGGAGCCAAAGTGCTCCCGGCGACACAACATGAGAGTCAA AAAGGTTCATCTAATGATCAAATGGATTCTCCCAACCTGTCTGCTATAGAGAGAGGCAGCTTCCTGGAGGGACTGCAGCTTAATTATG GTAACCCCCTGCACAGCACCGCCATGGAGGAAGATTTAAACGTCTTGGAGGAGGAAGGGCTGAACGGAGGGAAACCTCTGAGAAAGGTGAATCCTAAAAGGTCGAAGACGACCGTTAAACAGAGTGGGGCTGCCGTGAAGAGGAAGGAGACGGATGGAGAGAATGAGGACGAGAAGACGAAAAAGAGGAGTAGAAGTACTGGAGGGACGTCTGCAGCGAG GCCAGTGAACAATCAGCAGgtgaagaaaggaaagaagagagagagtgagacaggaaGTGGAGAGTCCAATGACCCTGAGTCCCAG gaGCAATCTGACCCTGACACCGCCCAGAGGAGCCAGAAGAAAGTCCTGTcctctgaggaggaggaggagaatgagGACAGGAGTTGG TGCCCAAGTCCGAAGAAGGCCAAGGTGTATCAGTTGAGCAGAACCAGAAAGTCTTCACCGAAGTCTAAATCTAGAAAGTCTTCATCAG GCTGTGCATCTGCAGAACCAGAGACGGcccacacagagaaacagaagaagaagagacgtGGTCCTCAGGGAGGAACAGAGTTGGAGCGGGTACTGGATGCCTTCCTTGACTTCTGTGACCAGTACAG ggaGTCTGTGGAGTCTAAAGCAGTCAAACAGTCCATTGATTGCTTCTGCTCCAATGTAAAAGAGCAACTCTTGGAAAAG ATCTCTTCCTCCAAGGAGCTCAAGGTTTTAAAAAGAGAGAACGCCAAG gTGGGTTCTTTGATCCGTACAAAGACACAGAGACTGTTGGAGGCCAAAAATGAGCTGATGAG GGCAGAGAGGCAGGTGTGGCAGCTGCAAAAAGAGAAAGGTGAACTTAAAGCCCGATTAGCTGATCTGAGACGAGGCCAAGCCTTTCTGCATGACATCAGAGAGCTCAACAGACAATACCTGGACTACCGACACAAACACcccaaagagaaagagatg TATGGGGCGTCCAGCTTGCCAGCTCTGCTACTGGAGACCAAGTATATTCACGCAGTAGATCATCAGCTGAGAGGAATCGATAACcaagtcaaaaaaacaacaaagaagaaTGAGACTGGAAAATAA